The Daucus carota subsp. sativus chromosome 7, DH1 v3.0, whole genome shotgun sequence genome window below encodes:
- the LOC108193813 gene encoding calmodulin-binding protein 60 A-like — protein MTNHSKFQDELSKILAIRKVEPEVIGELFRVFVPEIVEMALELSPKCKCCKLLLSSSESQRFELKFLDRISTPVFTGQKIKAEGCASIRVALYDCATGAVVTSGREANANIELVVLQGDSDGHGGDNLTVEEDFEKKIVKTIKGKKSLLKGNTMLKLKEGCCDIGELSFIHNSGWVKICQLSLAARVVDNFPGTTIQPAMTEGFMLKDSRTKLYLKKYPPALSDEIWRLNKIGKRGTFRERLRGENIESVGDFLKLLVMEPERLENILRAHPKTWDAITEHARTCLIDETVRYCYHPDPEHTHGVVFNVVGELKGILRESQSVPVDRLSDLEKTNARKLVMRAFQRGELTPYNDDNSFIKTSPPFSGSLGQKNPNENTDDYAQPAGTLPQANIPSISCVAESSRPDQGRIRSDGSMDFLQVLLNYPMYSPESAHHHSNDTMLPPLISNHQCQTPSMSQGDQSTPGILLLNPQAISTIDVWQRWRRVLTILNAIVTVKSIGAMGRFGAQKKRKFSSMVHK, from the exons ATGACTAATCACTCAAAATTTCAGGATGAACTTTCCAAGATCCTTGCAATAAGAAA GGTGGAGCCTGAAGTGATTGGGGAGTTGTTCCGTGTGTTTGTGCCAGAGATT GTTGAAATGGCATTGGAGTTATCTCCTAAATG CAAATGTTGTAAACTATTGTTAAGTAGTTCGGAGTCACAAAGGTTCGAATTGAAGTTCTTGGACAGGATTTCTACCCCGGTTTTCACTGGACAGAAAATCAAAGCAGAAGGATGTGCCTCAATCAGAGTGGCTTTATATGACTGTGCAACTGGAGCTGTTGTTACGTCAGGACGTGAAGCCAATGCAAATATTGAACTAGTGGTTCTCCAGGGAGATTCCGATGGTCATGGAGGAGATAATTTGACAGTTGAGGAGGACTTTGAGAAGAAGATTGTCAAAACAATAAAAGGAAAGAAATCTTTACTCAAAGGAAACACTATGTTGAAGCTCAAAGAAGGATGTTGTGACATAGGTGAGCTTTCTTTCATTCATAATTCTGGCTGGGTGAAGATCTGTCAGTTGTCACTTGCTGCAAGGGTTGTGGATAACTTCCCTGGTACTACGATACAGCCAGCAATGACAGAGGGTTTCATGCTTAAAGATTCCCGAACCAAAT tatatttgaaaaaatatccaCCAGCTTTATCTGATGAGATATGGAGATTAAACAAGATAGGCAAGAGAGGTACATTTCGTGAGCGTTTGAGGGGAGAGAACATAGAAAGCGTGGGGGATTTTCTTAAACTCCTTGTTATGGAACCTGAAAGACTTGAAAAT ATACTCAGAGCTCATCCTAAAACATGGGATGCGATAACAGAACACGCACGTACATGTTTAATTGATGAAACTGTGCGATATTGTTATCATCCCGATCCAGAACATACACATGGTGTGGTTTTTAATGTTGTGGGAGAGTTGAAGGGAATACTCAGGGAATCCCAGAGTGTTCCTGTTGATAGACTGTCTGATTTAGAAAAG ACGAATGCCCGCAAGTTGGTGATGCGTGCATTTCAGCGAGGCGAATTAACCCCTTATAATGATGACAATTCTTTCATAAAAACCAGTCCTCCCTTTTCAGGGTCACTAGGGCAGAAGAATCCTAATGAAAATACAGATGATTATGCACAGCCTGCAGGTACCTTGCCTCAAGCTAACATTCCATCCATTAGTTGTGTTGCTGAATCAAGTAGGCCGGATCAAGGTCGCATTCGGAGTGATGGTAGCATGGACTTTCTTCAAGTGCTCCTTAATTACCCAATGTACAGTCCAGAGAGTGCTCATCATCACAGCAATGACACCATGCTGCCACCGTTAATCAGCAACCATCAATGCCAGACCCCGAGCATGTCGCAGGGTGATCAATCCACCCCCGGAATCCTTCTTCTTAATCCTCAGGCTATTTCCACTATCGATGTCTGGCAAAGATGGAGGAGAGTTCTTACTATTCTGAATGCAATAGTGACAGTGAAGTCCATCGGAGCCATGGGAAGGTTTGGTGCTCAGAAAAAACGCAAGTTTTCTTCAATGGTACACAAGTAA
- the LOC108196936 gene encoding alpha-mannosidase I MNS5 isoform X1 encodes MMMLCSGDKNIGLATWAIMFLLISPTLFSTSSISALDPKWAAKKKRMSLKVRDMFYHAYDNYLTHAFPHDELKPMSKSFTDSLGELGNLKLEHLSKQYKGLALTLIESLSSLVIMGNITEFERAVNWLSDNLTFDVDVRVNLFECNIRVLGGLVSAHILATDSTNRLGQRVYNNELLSLAEDLGQRFLPAFNTPTGLPYAWVNLKYGVMENETAETSTSGCGSLILEMGALSRLTGDRRYEIAALRALRKLWSMRSSLNLLGTTLDVESGEWLEHSSGIGAGVDSFYEYLIKAHILFGKDEFWMMFQSAYLGVQKYFRHGPWYHEADMRTGMATFWQLTSLQAFWPGVQVFVGDIAAANSSHREFFYVWEKFGVLPERYLLEHRMVHPTERYYPLRPELAESTFYLYQATKDPWYMEVGESIVNSLNQYTKVEGGFASIRDVTTMQLEDHQHSFFLAETCKYLYLLFDDSFLSGRNYVFTTEGHPLPVLSSWHERLPQTYLPSNWTSSESIHQAKRTSAMSSRICPAIPLNSQHPNRQIESACHVLDAREDHRCLTDEDCGVDGMSCRRRTCSIAGYCGLWLII; translated from the exons ATGATGATGTTGTGTTCTGGTGATAAAAATATAGGTTTAGCTACATGGGCCATCATGTTTCTCTTAATTTCTCCGACCCTTTTCTCTACCTCGTCAATTTCTGCTCTTGATCCCAAATGGGCTGCTAAGAAGAAGCGGATGAGTCTCAAAGTTAGAGATAT GTTTTATCATGCCTATGATAACTACTTGACACATGCTTTTCCG CATGATGAACTTAAACCTATGTCCAAATCGTTCACAGACTCTCTTGGCGAGCTTGGCAATTTGAAG CTTGAACACTTATCGAAACAGTACAAGGGATTAGCCCTTACCCTTATTGAGTCACTATCGAG TCTTGTTATCATGGGGAACATCACAGAGTTTGAAAGAGCAGTCAATTGGCTATCTGACAACCTTACATTCGATGTTGATGTGAGGGTCAATCTTTTTGAG TGCAACATAAGAGTTCTTGGAGGACTTGTTTCTGCTCATATACTTGCAACTGATTCTACAAACAGGTTGGGTCAAAGAGTCTACAACAACGAGCTGCTCAGCCTTGCTGAAGATTTAGGGCAAAGATTTCTTCCGGCATTTAATACACCCACTGGATTGCCATATGCATGGGTTAATTTGAAG TATGGCGTAATGGAGAATGAGACAGCTGAGACAAGCACTTCCGGATGTG GTTCACTTATTCTAGAAATGGGAGCATTATCACGATTGACGGGGGACCGCAGATATGAAATTGCTGCTTTGCGTGCTCTTCGTAAGTTGTGGAGCATGCGTAGTTCTTTAAATCTTTTGGGAACCACTCTGGATGTGGAAAGTGGAGAATGGCTTGAGCACTCATCCGGAATTGGGGCTG GTGTTGATTCTTTTTATGAGTATCTGATCAAAGCACATATTCTTTTTGGAAAGGATGAATTTTGGATGATGTTCCAGTCTGCTTATCTTGGTGTGCAGAAATATTTCAGACATGGGCCATG GTACCATGAAGCTGATATGAGGACAGGAATGGCAACCTTTTGGCAACTTACTAGCCTTCAAGCATTTTGGCCTGGAGTGCAG GTTTTTGTTGGGGATATCGCAGCCGCTAATTCTTCGCATCGCGAGTTTTTTTATGTGTGGGAGAAATTCGGTGTACTACCCGAAAG GTATTTGTTGGAACATCGCATGGTACACCCAACTGAGAGATATTATCCTCTACGCCCCGAGTTAGCAGAGTCCACATTCTACCTCTATCAAGCAACTAAAG ATCCCTGGTACATGGAGGTAGGAGAATCAATTGTAAACTCTCTTAATCAATACACAAAGGTTGAAGGTGGATTTGCAAGCATTAGAGATGTGACAACTATGCAATTAGAAGATCATCAGCACAGTTTCTTCCTCGCTGAGAC GTGCAAGTATCTATATCTTCTCTTTGATGACTCATTTTTGTCTGGGCGGAATTACGTATTCACAACGGAAGGTCATCCTCTTCCAGTTTTGAGTTCTTGGCATGAGAGGCTTCCCCAGACATACCTCCCAAGCAACTGGACTTCTTCTGAG AGTATACACCAAGCTAAACGAACAAGTGCAATGTCCTCACGCATCTGCCCTGCTATTCCATTAAACTCTCAGCACCCTAATCGACAGATCGAGAGTGCTTGCCATGTCTTAGATGCCCGTGAAGATCACAGATGTCTAACTGATGAGGATTGCGGAGTTGATGGTATGAGTTGTAGGCGAAGAACTTGCAGTATAGCAGGTTATTGTGGCCTATggttgatcatataa
- the LOC108196673 gene encoding calmodulin-binding protein 60 A — protein sequence MSQKRHQRLLQDEDGYSSDDMRRKSPRSAMREVMKFRNLQQHIVPVLEPLIRRIVKEEVDLAVRRHMDSINWDSSNEEMQPPDSKNLQLHFVKGISLPVFTGSRIEGDQGAAMEIALIDGVSEQVVTRGPISSGTVEIVVLEGDFDGNEGENWTAEEFKNNLVKERAGKKALLTGDALLTLQHGVGLVGEIYFTDNSSWTRSRKFRLGARVVDDKNGIRVREAKTESFIVRDHRGELYKKHHPPCLSDEVWRLEKISKDGAFHKRLSVENIKTVKDFLTLLILDPAKLRDILGAGMSARMWEVTVDHARTCELGRTVHVYSHTAEKKTAVVFNVVGQVMGMVSECQYVSSDKLSETELAEAQRLVILAFKQWEEVTSCDDETFLVNGCSLLSDVHYPTNSSPMAESSNIIDISSLDRISFDYPQLIASTPNIMPSIFSIGCSSKVDDHGIHFIESIDSRFSETMIFQNQATESLICEPEPFTPSLCDEHLQYLDTDFSLQNASLGSQSDQHGMVDGFMYAHSAAAVAIVKAHRRWIILFSVLRWFSILRIVARKSL from the exons ATGTCGCAGAAGCGACATCAGCGGTTGTTGCAAGACGAGGATGGTTATAGCTCCGATGATATGCGCCGCAAATCTCCTAGAAg TGCAATGCGGGAAGTGATGAAGTTTCGAAACCTTCAGCAGCATATTGTTCCGGTATTGGAGCCCTTGATCAGGAGAATT GTTAAAGAGGAAGTTGATTTGGCTGTGAGAAGGCACATGGACAGTATAAACTG GGACTCTTCTAACGAGGAGATGCAGCCTCCTGACTCAAAGAACTTACAGTTACACTTTGTTAAGGGTATCTCACTTCCAGTATTCACGGGATCTCGTATTGAAGGAGATCAAGGCGCTGCCATGGAAATAGCTTTAATTGACGGTGTATCTGAGCAGGTTGTTACTAGAGGGCCTATATCCTCGGGAACTGTTGAAATTGTCGTTCTTGAGGGTGACTTTGATGGTAATGAAGGTGAAAACTGGACTGCTGAGGAATTCAAAAATAACCTTGTCAAGGAGAGGGCTGGGAAAAAGGCTCTTCTTACTGGAGATGCATTACTGACTCTTCAACATGGTGTTGGTTTAGTTGGTGAGATTTATTTTACAGATAATTCAAGCTGGACAAGAAGCCGCAAGTTTAGGTTGGGGGCAAGAGTTGTGGATGATAAAAATGGAATTAGAGTAAGAGAAGCAAAGACAGAGTCATTCATTGTCAGGGATCACCGTGGAGAAT TATATAAAAAACACCATCCTCCATGTCTGTCGGATGAGGTTTGGCGGTTAGAGAAGATCAGCAAAGATGGAGCTTTTCACAAACGTTTGAGTGTAGAAAATATCAAGACTGTCAAGGATTTTCTGACCTTACTCATCCTAGACCCTGCAAAGCTGCGTGAT ATCCTTGGCGCAGGAATGTCAGCTAGAATGTGGGAAGTTACTGTAGATCATGCTAGGACATGTGAACTTGGTAGGACAGTACACGTGTACAGCCATACAGCTGAGAAAAAGACTGCTGTGGTCTTCAATGTTGTAGGACAAGTGATGGGAATGGTTTCAGAATGTCAGTATGTTTCTTCCGATAAGCTGTCTGAAACAGAATTG GCGGAAGCCCAACGTCTGGTGATATTAGCATTTAAACAATGGGAGGAAGTAACCTCTTGTGATGATGAGACCTTTCTTGTTAATGGATGTTCGTTGTTATCAGATGTTCACTACCCTACAAATTCATCACCAATGGCCGAGAGCTCTAATATCATTGATATTTCATCTCTTGATAGAATTAGCTTTGATTATCCACAACTGATTGCCTCTACTCCAAATATTATGCCATCTATTTTTTCCATTGGGTGCTCCAGTAAGGTTGATGACCATGGCATACATTTTATAGAATCCATAGATTCAAGGTTTAGCGAAACTATGATTTTCCAGAATCAGGCCACAGAATCCCTCATCTGTGAACCCGAACCCTTCACACCAAGCCTATGCGATGAACATCTGCAGTATCTTGACACTGATTTCTCTCTTCAGAATGCAAGTCTAGGATCACAATCCGATCAACATGGGATGGTTGACGGTTTCATGTATGCTCATTCTGCGGCTGCTGTTGCTATTGTCAAAGCTCACAGGAGATGGATAATACTCTTCAGTGTTCTTAGATGGTTCTCAATATTGAGGATCGTTGCAAGGAAATCCCTGTAA
- the LOC108196936 gene encoding alpha-mannosidase I MNS5 isoform X2 translates to MSKSFTDSLGELGNLKLEHLSKQYKGLALTLIESLSSLVIMGNITEFERAVNWLSDNLTFDVDVRVNLFECNIRVLGGLVSAHILATDSTNRLGQRVYNNELLSLAEDLGQRFLPAFNTPTGLPYAWVNLKYGVMENETAETSTSGCGSLILEMGALSRLTGDRRYEIAALRALRKLWSMRSSLNLLGTTLDVESGEWLEHSSGIGAGVDSFYEYLIKAHILFGKDEFWMMFQSAYLGVQKYFRHGPWYHEADMRTGMATFWQLTSLQAFWPGVQVFVGDIAAANSSHREFFYVWEKFGVLPERYLLEHRMVHPTERYYPLRPELAESTFYLYQATKDPWYMEVGESIVNSLNQYTKVEGGFASIRDVTTMQLEDHQHSFFLAETCKYLYLLFDDSFLSGRNYVFTTEGHPLPVLSSWHERLPQTYLPSNWTSSESIHQAKRTSAMSSRICPAIPLNSQHPNRQIESACHVLDAREDHRCLTDEDCGVDGMSCRRRTCSIAGYCGLWLII, encoded by the exons ATGTCCAAATCGTTCACAGACTCTCTTGGCGAGCTTGGCAATTTGAAG CTTGAACACTTATCGAAACAGTACAAGGGATTAGCCCTTACCCTTATTGAGTCACTATCGAG TCTTGTTATCATGGGGAACATCACAGAGTTTGAAAGAGCAGTCAATTGGCTATCTGACAACCTTACATTCGATGTTGATGTGAGGGTCAATCTTTTTGAG TGCAACATAAGAGTTCTTGGAGGACTTGTTTCTGCTCATATACTTGCAACTGATTCTACAAACAGGTTGGGTCAAAGAGTCTACAACAACGAGCTGCTCAGCCTTGCTGAAGATTTAGGGCAAAGATTTCTTCCGGCATTTAATACACCCACTGGATTGCCATATGCATGGGTTAATTTGAAG TATGGCGTAATGGAGAATGAGACAGCTGAGACAAGCACTTCCGGATGTG GTTCACTTATTCTAGAAATGGGAGCATTATCACGATTGACGGGGGACCGCAGATATGAAATTGCTGCTTTGCGTGCTCTTCGTAAGTTGTGGAGCATGCGTAGTTCTTTAAATCTTTTGGGAACCACTCTGGATGTGGAAAGTGGAGAATGGCTTGAGCACTCATCCGGAATTGGGGCTG GTGTTGATTCTTTTTATGAGTATCTGATCAAAGCACATATTCTTTTTGGAAAGGATGAATTTTGGATGATGTTCCAGTCTGCTTATCTTGGTGTGCAGAAATATTTCAGACATGGGCCATG GTACCATGAAGCTGATATGAGGACAGGAATGGCAACCTTTTGGCAACTTACTAGCCTTCAAGCATTTTGGCCTGGAGTGCAG GTTTTTGTTGGGGATATCGCAGCCGCTAATTCTTCGCATCGCGAGTTTTTTTATGTGTGGGAGAAATTCGGTGTACTACCCGAAAG GTATTTGTTGGAACATCGCATGGTACACCCAACTGAGAGATATTATCCTCTACGCCCCGAGTTAGCAGAGTCCACATTCTACCTCTATCAAGCAACTAAAG ATCCCTGGTACATGGAGGTAGGAGAATCAATTGTAAACTCTCTTAATCAATACACAAAGGTTGAAGGTGGATTTGCAAGCATTAGAGATGTGACAACTATGCAATTAGAAGATCATCAGCACAGTTTCTTCCTCGCTGAGAC GTGCAAGTATCTATATCTTCTCTTTGATGACTCATTTTTGTCTGGGCGGAATTACGTATTCACAACGGAAGGTCATCCTCTTCCAGTTTTGAGTTCTTGGCATGAGAGGCTTCCCCAGACATACCTCCCAAGCAACTGGACTTCTTCTGAG AGTATACACCAAGCTAAACGAACAAGTGCAATGTCCTCACGCATCTGCCCTGCTATTCCATTAAACTCTCAGCACCCTAATCGACAGATCGAGAGTGCTTGCCATGTCTTAGATGCCCGTGAAGATCACAGATGTCTAACTGATGAGGATTGCGGAGTTGATGGTATGAGTTGTAGGCGAAGAACTTGCAGTATAGCAGGTTATTGTGGCCTATggttgatcatataa